The following nucleotide sequence is from Deltaproteobacteria bacterium.
CCAAATCGTCCGCGATCACGCCGGCCAGTTGCCCCAAGAGTTCACGAGTCTGCGCCGGCTCGCCGGTGTCGGCGATTATACCGCTGGCGCGATCATGAGTATTGCCTTCGGCCAACGCTATCCGGCCGTCGACGGCAACGTCCGGCGTGTCCTCAGCCGCGTCCTGGCGATTGGCAACGAAATAGAAATGCAAACTAACGCGCGCCAACTGGTTTCGTCCTCACGTCCCGGCGATTTCAATCAAGCGTTGATCGAACTCGGCGCGACACTCTGTAGTCCGACCGCGCCGCAATGCGCGCGCTGCCCGCTGCGAACCGAATGCGCCGCGATGAATTGCCCTAGCGATAAGAATAACTCTCTCGGCCGCCGCCGAATCGCATTCAAAGCCGTGCATTGGCCCCTCGCCATCGTCCGCCAGAACGGCAAAGTTTTACTGCGTCGGCGGGCCGGCGACGGTCTGATGGCGCGGCTGTGGGAACTACCCGGTGGAGAGACGGACGGAGCGAAACAGCCGCTAAATTTTCTGCGCCAAGAGTTGCGCGAGCTAGCGCCGGCCGTGAGACTGCGCAAAGCCATCGGCGAGATTCGCCACAGCATCACCCACCGGCGCATTCGCGCGCCGATTTATTTGTTCGATTATCCGGCCAACAGCAAGCTTCGTTTACCGAGCAAACGGTGGCACTGGATTGACGTGGAAAAGATTCACGGCCAAGCGATCTCGTCAATGACGGCAAAAGCAATTAGATTACTGAACCCACATGAAAAAAGTTTTCTTTAGCAGCGTTTTAATCACGTTGCTGGCGGCCGGCGGATTTTATTTCTACGCCACGTTGCCGGACGTCAACGCGCTCAAGCAGAAAAACCCCAAGAGCACGGCGCTGATGGAGCTGCGCGATGAAGAATATAAAAAGAAAAAAATTGCCGGTACACGCCAACAGAACTGGGTCGGCTACGGTGCCATTTCGGATCACCTAAAAAAAGCCGTCTTGGTCAGTGAGGACGCGGCATTCTTCAGTCACAAAGGCGTCGACATGAACGAGCTCAAGGCCGCCCTCAAGAAGGACTGGGAAACCATGAGCTTCAATCGCGGCGGCAGCACCATCACCATGCAGCTGGCGAAAAATCTATACTTAAATCCGAGTAAAAACCCGCTGCGCAAGTTGAAAGAGATCGTCATCGCGCACCAGCTCGAACAAGCGTTGAGCAAGCGGCGGATTTTCGAAATCTATCTGAACGTCGTCGAATGGGGACGCAACATTTACGGCATCGAATCCGCCGCGCGCCATTATTTCGCCAAGTCCGCCGCCGCCCTCGATCCCCTCGAAGCCGCCACCTTGGCGGCGCTACTGCCGAGCCCGCGCAATTCCAAGGAGCGTGGCGTATTGAATCGGCGCAACGGCATTCTCGGCCGGCTAAACAGCGTCGGTTACTTGAGCAACAAAGAACTGCAACGCGCCCGCCAAACGCCGCTCTATCAAAAGGTCGAACAAGCGCCGAAAATCGTCCCCGTCGACGAAGAGCCAAGCGATTCG
It contains:
- a CDS encoding monofunctional biosynthetic peptidoglycan transglycosylase: MKKVFFSSVLITLLAAGGFYFYATLPDVNALKQKNPKSTALMELRDEEYKKKKIAGTRQQNWVGYGAISDHLKKAVLVSEDAAFFSHKGVDMNELKAALKKDWETMSFNRGGSTITMQLAKNLYLNPSKNPLRKLKEIVIAHQLEQALSKRRIFEIYLNVVEWGRNIYGIESAARHYFAKSAAALDPLEAATLAALLPSPRNSKERGVLNRRNGILGRLNSVGYLSNKELQRARQTPLYQKVEQAPKIVPVDEEPSDSKN
- the mutY gene encoding A/G-specific adenine glycosylase — translated: MAAKNFAPLRRKLLHWYDRNKRDLPWRHTKDPYAIWLSETMLQQTQVKTVLRYYEMFLRTFPNVEKLDRARLEKVLRAWSGVGYYRRAENLKKAARQIVRDHAGQLPQEFTSLRRLAGVGDYTAGAIMSIAFGQRYPAVDGNVRRVLSRVLAIGNEIEMQTNARQLVSSSRPGDFNQALIELGATLCSPTAPQCARCPLRTECAAMNCPSDKNNSLGRRRIAFKAVHWPLAIVRQNGKVLLRRRAGDGLMARLWELPGGETDGAKQPLNFLRQELRELAPAVRLRKAIGEIRHSITHRRIRAPIYLFDYPANSKLRLPSKRWHWIDVEKIHGQAISSMTAKAIRLLNPHEKSFL